The Panthera leo isolate Ple1 chromosome A3, P.leo_Ple1_pat1.1, whole genome shotgun sequence genome contains the following window.
GGGCCTGCAAACCTGAAGGTCTGACCCGggcctggagctggaggaggaggagggaaacagCTTCCCTCCACTGTGGCAGGGTGTCCCTCCCCACCTGGGGGCAGGGGTTCTGACGCTTGGGACACAAGGAAGGAGAAGGCTCGGTTTTGGCGCCAAGCCATTGCCGTTGCTCGGCCCTCAGTCCTACCGTTTCATCCGCGTCTCGCTCTGGGCCCGGTTACCCCCGCCCAGCTCTGCGCCTCCTCAGACAGAGCCAGCAGGCGCCAGGGGTGCTATGCGCTCTTTATTGGGCCACGGGCCGGGCGCTCAGGGCCGCGAGCGAGGGCAGCGGCGCCGCTTGCGCGGCTGCTCCTCGGCGGGGTCGGCCTCGCGGTTCGCCTGAACGTCGGTCAGCAGGCGCGAGTAGAGCCGCTGCCAGCCCTGCGCGACCTTGGCCCCGCCCCCCAGTCCGGGCGCGCCGGCCGCGCAGCGCCCCTCCTGCAGCCGCGcgtccagcagcagcagcaggaccAAGATCGTCTTCAGGTCTCGCGCGCGTGCGCCCTCGCGCCGATCAGCACAGTCACCCGCTCCTCGCAGCGTGGGCGCCGCCGCCGGGGAGCCCACGGGGGCGCCCGTCGCGTCCTCGCCTGGACGCCCGGGCTGCGCGCCTGAGCCCGCCGCCACGTCGGATAGCTGCTGCTGCTTGTCCAAGGGGAAAAGCAGCACGATCTtggcctggggcggggcgggagcgTGAGGGGGAAGAGCGTACAGCGCCTTCTTCTTGAGGATCCTCACCCACCCAGATCCAGTCTCCCAAGACTCTGCCCCCTTTACATTTCCAGGACTCCCGCTCTCCTCCCGTGCTCGGGGGCGGGAGTGGGTCTCTCCCGGTGCCATTGCCCAGGACACCTGCCTTCCCTCTGGAAACGTTCACCCACCGTAGCTGACCTCCTCAGACTTGCACCGTCTGCGATTGTGGGATCTTTGCCTGCCCTCCCAGCCTTAGTAGCGGGACTCTCACCCACCCGGACCCCCTCCAGGGCCTCTGCCCACTCGAAGAAGGGGAAAAGTAGCATGTTTTGAGGCTGGGAGCTGGAAAGGGGGCATAAAGGAGCTCCCTGTGCCCATAGCCCCTGCGGTACCAACTAAGGCTGATTCACCACGCAGAACCCTCTACTTCTCTGTGGGGAGTTGGGAGAATCCCTTCCGGCCCACCCTCCTGGATTCCCGTCTCCTAATTTCTCCTGGTTGCTTGaatccctgccctccctctgggcTTTTAGGACCCAACCACACCACGTGGGTTCCTGGGACTGCCATCTTCAGAGGGGTTATCCAAGCCCTTCCATGCGCCTCGGACTTATGCCCACAAGGCCTAGAATCCCAGCatcccctcctgcctgcctgttCAAGTTCCCCTGACTCCCACCTGCCCTAACACCCTGGCACTCACGTTTGGCTTCTTCCGCTTGAGATGGCTGAAGAACTGCTGTTTCCACCCAGCCTTGTCCATGTCAGGTGGCCTCTCCCTGCAGGCCTGCTTGGGCACTTTGGTTCTCTTGTGAGAACTGTTGTTTCCCATGGCAGGGCTGGTCACCACTGGAGGCCACAGCCCAtgctgcctctgccctgccctctggctgggggaggggcactctTGTCCCCACTCTATCCTGGGGAGGCCACATTGTGACCTCATAGGTCAACCTCACCAGCTGTAGGCTCTAAGCTCCTCCTCCCAGAACTCACAGGCGAATCTTGGCTCCATTTACTCTGGCTGTGACTTCCGGCCTTGGTTTCTCAGCTGTAAAACTGGGCTGATAATCACAAATAAGGCAATGCTTGTAAGGCGCTTAGTGGTGAGTAGAGACGAATTTTTGTGGTCccggtttgaattctggctctgccactaactaATTGTGTGATCTTGGCCCAAGGTAATTAATTGCTCcaggcctcagtcttctcatctacaaaatggggtcCATTATGGTTTTTAtaagttgttatgaggattaaatgaaattctGCTTGGAACAGGGCATGGCACAGAGTGGGTGCTTGTGGCAGCTGGGTTttttggttgcaagcaacagagACTCGATCGACCATCTTAAGCACtcaaaagggaatttattggaaGGATTTCAGAGAGCTCAGAGCATGGCCAGGAAGTCTGGAGAACGAGGCTTGGAGACAGGGCAGAAACCACTGGCCTAAGAGTGAGAGCACCTGGCCCCCATTCTGTTCCTGCCTCCCTGCTCATGAGCCTGGCCCAGCAGGGCCCATCTGATGGCTGAGCAGAGGCAGGtcatggaaagaaatgaagccCCTGATGGATGTTGCCTCTGGAGCCCTTTGTGGAGGGTGGGCAAGCACCTGGACTTTGGCTTCTCAGGACTCCCATCCTGGGCTGTGTCCTATGTAGGAATTAGTTCACTGAAGTTTTTCAACCGCTCGGTGAGACGGCTATTATCCTCCCTGTTCTctaggtgaggaaactaaggcacaaggAGGCGAAGGTAGTTGGAGAGTCTCTGAGCATCTCAAATGGGCAGTGTAGGGACTGGCCTGTCGgccttgtctctctgcccacaTTGGGAGGGGCTGAGTGGAGGCTAGTGATGTAGGAATCAGTGCTATGTGTATAAGGACAGTGGCCTGGCTGTTTTGTATCTGCAGCTCCTAGTAGAAGTTAAGTATTTGTTGCATGGATGAgtgcatgaatgaatgcatgcatagATCATGAGTTTAGGGCCAACTGGTGAGCATGGGGCCACATCACACCATCATTTTGCCTCATGCCTTCGGATGCCATGTGACCTGCCTTacacccccctctctccccccgctGCCACCAGCCTGGCTAAAGGTGGTGGCCCAACAGGGAAGGGGCCTTAGGGCCCAGAAAATGGCAGATGCCTCCCTGTAAAGGTGGCCTTACACCTCCCAGAAAGGGAGGCCAGGCCCTGCTCCCAGTCCCAGAACTGTCCTGCTCTGGTTGCACGCTCTCTGCTCTTCATGCTGTCCTATTGCTTGGATGGGCAAGGGTAGGGGAGCAGGACAGTGGCTCCCCATTCAGAAATATATGCTTGGGGCCAGGGTATGTTGAGcatgctccctctgcccccaggaaTATGAGCGGGCCTCCAAGGTGGACCAGTTTGTGACCCGCTTCCTACTGCGGGAGACGGTGAGCCAGCTACAAGCCCTGCAGAGTTCGCTGGAAGGGGCGTCAGATACCCTGGAGGCCCAGGCCCGTGGCCCACGGTACGTGAGGTGCCCTGCTGGTCATTGTCTCCACATTCCAGGGCCCTCAGCTTTCATCACATTCCGCAGCTCCAGCATCCCAGAGCCCATTATTCTTGTTCTCGGACAGGGAGGCCAAGAAGGGGTGAGAGGGAGCGGCTggctgggcctcagtgtcccagGAAGCCTGTCTTGCTCCACCCAGGCCCAGCCCTGTGCAGGGGCCCCAGTCCTTGGCCTGTGGGTCTGGGAGCAATGGGCTGACCCTCCACTTCTCTTAGGTCAGATGAAGACAGCGAGGAGGTACAGAGCAGGCCCCATGGCTGCCGGAGGGCAGGGCGCAGGGCCCCGCGGAGCGTCAGTCGGTCACCCGCCTGGTCTCCTGGCTCCTCGgacacaggtgcccctggtgcCCACTCACCCACTGCCCCTCAGCTCATCCTGAGAGGCTTCCCAACCCGAGGGGGCCCATGCCTGACTTCCCCCCATGGGTGTCCCACCCCAGGGCAGAGC
Protein-coding sequences here:
- the CA3H20orf144 gene encoding uncharacterized protein C20orf144 homolog, encoding MGNNSSHKRTKVPKQACRERPPDMDKAGWKQQFFSHLKRKKPNAKIVLLFPLDKQQQLSDVAAGSGAQPGRPGEDATGAPVGSPAAAPTLRGAGDCADRREGARARDLKTILVLLLLLDARLQEGRCAAGAPGLGGGAKVAQGWQRLYSRLLTDVQANREADPAEEQPRKRRRCPRSRP